One window of the Alligator mississippiensis isolate rAllMis1 chromosome 5, rAllMis1, whole genome shotgun sequence genome contains the following:
- the KIAA1614 gene encoding uncharacterized protein KIAA1614 homolog isoform X1 yields MRSAPPRPLACRGRGCRGSGCSSRAVREGPGRWRCQPVPYVAAANESRSRSPLSRSARVPQEVEGMEGNSPVEKRRAMKNVKQYSRSTSRNKLSLESTLPGSDLSKGVALEPVGLRGELSRSPHSVLEGKVKALKEKRVTMKQGGVLSQEHLSPKKTKVKKGKLLLGPAVVEGVTPDAVVEPRAQIRTYLTDVVLDSRDDADCGQRARRAMLTGPWDSNVDSVKGHRTVGEHVALSQSSADVLWRFPTPGSNIMENAEYPESGGSRGSPDGFWDAGSSKNAVSSSHKSSLRENGRPTLPASCGEEMTQATDFESIPFVLRYDSCGAASSGRLWRADSWDSIGSSGSTASVLSLAERVERNRMMLQEMLSLSGQSRGLQESRTLHRHEGEGSLLAKDGPGHELLVSDVDWDSGVSLQDSEGYRAFVSSQELELSPRHEQAKQLLQRARMKARTSPLRASHDILPAVTQDRRDAGRTTAPDLRKSLTLKGGDTHISGNLSDSSSGESSCGQRRKRGPSPSRVRFEDESVRDAEVRYLERLQLRQKRVLDSVLLSLGQSPLVSKPDLSDYINGDFHRKENGVSKAFREQQDHGQTAGASAHMGSPEKATPSVVSSEGKCTACGSYLGSSTTNLAVATEVNRTVNDLSEGNSLTQKNKNIGNLSESRELGTSQQEPKARTLGPGGSPVWILPSRQRINTERIRETYIGDVTYIDDVDSALDSTDTSDSCKTDSEEAGPGSSQSEGYSETRSRCHNGHKASRGNGTPGKGAIGRKVEQGKCKMDGSGGGGALDDSLGSSRMVLRKDANGDRTPSLKDSLVLKENPGLRSRPNGVEAFSKCEHPRAPPQLAGKNSGQEDAMFAPAQQRKLHLPPPTLHQPSALPAPEADDDLSGNRESGENLAPSHPPTASISQSSRIRVNPQQTKQGVLNYSLAAHIPTPPSTKKASTPMPYRKAVLTGSYRLTNQETGCLDQTNKLVTCSTSPPSNFQHKCESMLEEQKDQQNPKGLSKSKCQALSANNCNNTHAKHQQSCLDESHGQHELSDQKVSGSLGETKGLSSGADPSAAPSTIGSAVVTFSLASKELDSAHTTQLPDQKAVGPRLQKAKQLVEGNITPCKQLGTQPETKKSSSSTASREGGSSSASGLKKFFSVLSQNTKQKLGRFRCYSMEQLPPEAPGSVQPPEVRSNATESSKMKKSPSLQSLRLMPPFSQPRKASSVQNLHSFLGRTDRSNAYLVVEPEEDKTTDRKVGILPRRSLSVEDIGTPDLVRTVGRVVEVFPDGTNQLELQRPPGGTFGFRVSSGNGRPDTGIYVQEMTDASTAKLYAGLLGIGDEILEVNGATVTGLGLAHINKLLLQANTLTLRVLKHRPIRR; encoded by the exons GGTCCCACAGGAGGTGGAAGGTATGGAGGGGAACTCAccagtggagaagagaagagctaTGAAGAATGTGAAGCAGTACAGCAGGAGCACTAGTAGAAACAAGCTCTCTCTTGAGAGCACATTGCCTGGCAGTGATCTGTCCAAGGGAGTGGCATTGGAGCCAGTAGGGCTGCGAGGGGAGCTAAGCAGAAGCCCTCACTCTGTTCTGGAGGGCAAAGTGAAGGCTCTGAAGGAGAAGAGAGTCACCATGAAACAGGGAGGAGTACTATCCCAGGAGCATCTCTCTCCAAAGAAGACCAAAGTCAAGAAGGGGAAGCTCTTATTGGGCCCAGCTGTTGTGGAGGGGGTCACTCCAGATGCAGTGGTGGAGCCGCGGGCTCAGATTCGCACCTACTTGACGGATGTGGTGCTAGACAGTAGAGATGATGCAGACTGTGGCCAGCGTGCCAGGAGGGCCATGCTCACAGGCCCTTGGGACAGCAACGTAGACTCTGTGAAAGGTCACAGGACAGTGGGAGAGCATGTAGCCTTGAGCCAGAGTTCAGCTGATGTGCTTTGGAGATTTCCTACCCCAGGAAGCAACATAATGGAAAATGCTGAGTACCCAGAAAGTGGAGGCAGTCGAGGTTCCCCAGATGGGTTCTGGGATGCAGGCTCATCCAAGAATGCTGTGTCCAGCAGCCATAAATCTTCCTTAAGAGAAAATGGCAGACCTACCCTGCCAGCCTCCTGTGGAGAAGAGATGACCCAGGCAACAGACTTTGAAAGCATCCCATTTGTGCTCAGATATGATTCATGTGGAGCAGCCTCCTCTGGACGGCTTTGGAGGGCAGACAGCTGGGACAGTATTGGCAGCTCTGGGAGTACTGCCAGCGTGCTATCTCTGGCTGAACGGGTGGAAAGGAACCGGATGATGTTGCAGGAGATGCTGAGCCTGTCAGGACAGAGCCGTGGTCTGCAGGAGTCACGTACACTTCATCGGCATGAGGGGGAAGGTTCCTTACTAGCAAAGGATGGACCTGGTCATG agctgctggtgagTGATGTGGACTGGGACTCAGGTGTCTCCCTACAGGATTCAGAAGGATACAG ggccTTTGTTTCCAGTCAGGAGCTTGAGCTGAGCCCCAGGCATGAGCAggccaagcagctgctgcagagagcCCGCATGAAGGCCAGGACAAGCCCTCTCCGAGCCAGCCATGACATCCTTCCTGCTGTTACCCAGGACAGGCG GGATGCTGGCAGAACCACTGCTCCAGACCTGAGGAAAAGCTTGACTCTGAAAGGTGGAGACACTCATATCAGTGGGAACCTAAGTGACTCCTCCAGCGGGGAGTCCAGTTGTGGACAGCGCAGAAAGCGAGGTCCTTCCCCATCCCGGGTGCGTTTTGAGGATGAGTCTGTCCGGGATGCTGAGGTGCGCTACTTGGAGAGGTTGCAGCTGCGCCAGAAGCGGGTTCTGGATTCAGTCCTTTTATCCCTGGGCCAGAGCCCACTGGTCTCCAAACCAGACCTTTCTGATTACATCAACGGGGACTTTCATCGCAAAGAGAATGGGGTCAGCAAAGCCTTCAGAGAGCAGCAAGACCATGGGCAGACTGCAGGGGCATCTGCACACATGGGAAGCCCTGAGAAGGCCACGCCTTCTGTGGTTAGCTCAGAGGGGAAGTGCACAGCCTGTGGCTCCTACCTTGGCAGCTCAACAACCAATCTGGCTGTGGCCACTGAGGTCAACCGGACAGTTAATGACTTGTCTGAGGGCAACAGCCTAactcagaaaaacaaaaatattggtAACTTGTCCgaaagcagggagctgggcacttCCCAGCAGGAGCCCAAAGCCAGGACTTTGGGCCCCGGGGGGTCTCCAGTTTGGATTCTTCCTTCCCGGCAACGTATTAATACGGAGAGAATCAGGGAGACATACATTGGGGATGTCACTTACATAGATGATGTGGATTCTGCTCTAGACAGTACTGACACTTCTGACAGCTGTAAGACTGACAGCGAAGAGGCTGGGCCAGGGAGCTCCCAGTCAGAGGGGTACTCGGAAACAAGAAGCCGCTGTCACAATGGCCACAAAGCTTCTAGGGGAAATGGCACTCCAGGGAAGGGAGCAATAGGCAggaaggtagagcagggaaaaTGCAAGATGGATGGCAGTGGAGGGGGTGGTGCCTTGGATGACTCACTTGGTTCTAGCAGAATGGTGCTCAGGAAGGATGCAAATGGAGATAGGACCCCCAGCTTGAAGGACTCCCTGGTGCTAAAAGAGAATCCTGGGCTAAGGTCAAGACCCAATGGGGTAGAAGCATTTTCTAAATGTGAACACCCCCGAGCTCCACCTCAGCTAGCTGGAAAGAACAGTGGCCAAGAGGATGCAATGTTTGCCCCAGCACAGCAAAGAAAGCTTCACCTTCCACCTCCCACACTGCATCAGCCATCAGCATTGCCAGCACCCGAGGCAGATGATGATCTCTCAGGAAACAGAGAATCAGGGGAGAACTTAGCCCCCTCCCATCCACCAACTGCCAGCATAAGCCAAAGTAGCAGGATAAGAGTCAATCCCCAACAAACAAAGCAAGGGGTTCTTAATTACAGCTTGGCAGCTCAcatccccactcccccttccacAAAGAAAGCTTCCACCCCTATGCCTTACAGGAAGGCTGTCTTGACAGGCAGCTACAGGTTGACAAACCAAGAAACTGGGTGCCTGGACCAGACCAATAAACTAGTGACTTGTTCCACTTCCCCTCCCAGTAATTTTCAGCACAAATGTGAGTCCATGCTGGAGGAGCAGAAGGACCAGCAGAATCCAAAGGGGCTTTCTAAGAGCAAATGTCAAGCCTTGTCTGCCAACAACTGCAACAACACACACGCCAAACATCAGCAGAGTTGCTTGGATGAGAGCCATGGACAACATGAGCTGAGCGACCAGAAAGTGTCTGGTTCTTTGGGAGAAACTAAAG GTTTGTCATCAGGGGCTGATccctctgctgctcccagcaccattGGCTCAGCTGTCGTCACCTTCTCCCTGGCGTCCAAGGAGCTGGACTCTGCCCACACCACTCAGTTACCTGATCAGAAAGCTGTAGGGCCCAGGTTGCAGAAGGCAAAGCAGCTTGTGGAAGGGAACATAACACCATG CAAACAGTTGGGTACCCAGCCAGAGACCAAGAAGTCATCTTCCTCCacagcaagcagggaagggggcagctctTCTGCCTCAGGGCTGAAAAAGTTCTTCTCCGTTCTTAGCCAGAACACCAAGCAGAAGCTGGGCAGGTTCCGGTGCTACAGCATGGAACAGCTCCCTCCCGAGGCTCCAGGCTCAGTTCAACCTCCAGAAGTCAGGTCAAATGCCACTGAGTCTTCCAAAATGAAGAAATCTCCTTCCCTGCAGTCTTTGCGACTG ATGCCACCCTTCAGCCAACCGAGAAAAGCCTCATCTGTGCAGAACCTCCATTCTTTCTTGGGCAGGACAGACCGGTCCAATGCTTACTTGGTGGTGGAGCCGGAGGAAGACAAAACAACTGATAG GAAAGTGGGCATTCTGCCCCGGCGTTCTCTCAGCGTGGAGGACATTGGCACCCCTGACTTGGTACGAACTGTTGGTCGAGTTGTAGAAGTCTTCCCGGATGGTACTAATCAACTGGAGCTACAGCGCCCCCCGGGTGGCACCTTTGGGTTCCGTGTCTCCTCTGGGAATGGCCGTCCTGACACAG
- the KIAA1614 gene encoding uncharacterized protein KIAA1614 homolog isoform X2 has product MRSAPPRPLACRGRGCRGSGCSSRAVREGPGRWRCQPVPYVAAANESRSRSPLSRSARVPQEVEGMEGNSPVEKRRAMKNVKQYSRSTSRNKLSLESTLPGSDLSKGVALEPVGLRGELSRSPHSVLEGKVKALKEKRVTMKQGGVLSQEHLSPKKTKVKKGKLLLGPAVVEGVTPDAVVEPRAQIRTYLTDVVLDSRDDADCGQRARRAMLTGPWDSNVDSVKGHRTVGEHVALSQSSADVLWRFPTPGSNIMENAEYPESGGSRGSPDGFWDAGSSKNAVSSSHKSSLRENGRPTLPASCGEEMTQATDFESIPFVLRYDSCGAASSGRLWRADSWDSIGSSGSTASVLSLAERVERNRMMLQEMLSLSGQSRGLQESRTLHRHEGEGSLLAKDGPGHELLVSDVDWDSGVSLQDSEGYRAFVSSQELELSPRHEQAKQLLQRARMKARTSPLRASHDILPAVTQDRRDAGRTTAPDLRKSLTLKGGDTHISGNLSDSSSGESSCGQRRKRGPSPSRVRFEDESVRDAEVRYLERLQLRQKRVLDSVLLSLGQSPLVSKPDLSDYINGDFHRKENGVSKAFREQQDHGQTAGASAHMGSPEKATPSVVSSEGKCTACGSYLGSSTTNLAVATEVNRTVNDLSEGNSLTQKNKNIGNLSESRELGTSQQEPKARTLGPGGSPVWILPSRQRINTERIRETYIGDVTYIDDVDSALDSTDTSDSCKTDSEEAGPGSSQSEGYSETRSRCHNGHKASRGNGTPGKGAIGRKVEQGKCKMDGSGGGGALDDSLGSSRMVLRKDANGDRTPSLKDSLVLKENPGLRSRPNGVEAFSKCEHPRAPPQLAGKNSGQEDAMFAPAQQRKLHLPPPTLHQPSALPAPEADDDLSGNRESGENLAPSHPPTASISQSSRIRVNPQQTKQGVLNYSLAAHIPTPPSTKKASTPMPYRKAVLTGSYRLTNQETGCLDQTNKLVTCSTSPPSNFQHKCESMLEEQKDQQNPKGLSKSKCQALSANNCNNTHAKHQQSCLDESHGQHELSDQKVSGSLGETKGLSSGADPSAAPSTIGSAVVTFSLASKELDSAHTTQLPDQKAVGPRLQKAKQLVEGNITPCQNTKQKLGRFRCYSMEQLPPEAPGSVQPPEVRSNATESSKMKKSPSLQSLRLMPPFSQPRKASSVQNLHSFLGRTDRSNAYLVVEPEEDKTTDRKVGILPRRSLSVEDIGTPDLVRTVGRVVEVFPDGTNQLELQRPPGGTFGFRVSSGNGRPDTGIYVQEMTDASTAKLYAGLLGIGDEILEVNGATVTGLGLAHINKLLLQANTLTLRVLKHRPIRR; this is encoded by the exons GGTCCCACAGGAGGTGGAAGGTATGGAGGGGAACTCAccagtggagaagagaagagctaTGAAGAATGTGAAGCAGTACAGCAGGAGCACTAGTAGAAACAAGCTCTCTCTTGAGAGCACATTGCCTGGCAGTGATCTGTCCAAGGGAGTGGCATTGGAGCCAGTAGGGCTGCGAGGGGAGCTAAGCAGAAGCCCTCACTCTGTTCTGGAGGGCAAAGTGAAGGCTCTGAAGGAGAAGAGAGTCACCATGAAACAGGGAGGAGTACTATCCCAGGAGCATCTCTCTCCAAAGAAGACCAAAGTCAAGAAGGGGAAGCTCTTATTGGGCCCAGCTGTTGTGGAGGGGGTCACTCCAGATGCAGTGGTGGAGCCGCGGGCTCAGATTCGCACCTACTTGACGGATGTGGTGCTAGACAGTAGAGATGATGCAGACTGTGGCCAGCGTGCCAGGAGGGCCATGCTCACAGGCCCTTGGGACAGCAACGTAGACTCTGTGAAAGGTCACAGGACAGTGGGAGAGCATGTAGCCTTGAGCCAGAGTTCAGCTGATGTGCTTTGGAGATTTCCTACCCCAGGAAGCAACATAATGGAAAATGCTGAGTACCCAGAAAGTGGAGGCAGTCGAGGTTCCCCAGATGGGTTCTGGGATGCAGGCTCATCCAAGAATGCTGTGTCCAGCAGCCATAAATCTTCCTTAAGAGAAAATGGCAGACCTACCCTGCCAGCCTCCTGTGGAGAAGAGATGACCCAGGCAACAGACTTTGAAAGCATCCCATTTGTGCTCAGATATGATTCATGTGGAGCAGCCTCCTCTGGACGGCTTTGGAGGGCAGACAGCTGGGACAGTATTGGCAGCTCTGGGAGTACTGCCAGCGTGCTATCTCTGGCTGAACGGGTGGAAAGGAACCGGATGATGTTGCAGGAGATGCTGAGCCTGTCAGGACAGAGCCGTGGTCTGCAGGAGTCACGTACACTTCATCGGCATGAGGGGGAAGGTTCCTTACTAGCAAAGGATGGACCTGGTCATG agctgctggtgagTGATGTGGACTGGGACTCAGGTGTCTCCCTACAGGATTCAGAAGGATACAG ggccTTTGTTTCCAGTCAGGAGCTTGAGCTGAGCCCCAGGCATGAGCAggccaagcagctgctgcagagagcCCGCATGAAGGCCAGGACAAGCCCTCTCCGAGCCAGCCATGACATCCTTCCTGCTGTTACCCAGGACAGGCG GGATGCTGGCAGAACCACTGCTCCAGACCTGAGGAAAAGCTTGACTCTGAAAGGTGGAGACACTCATATCAGTGGGAACCTAAGTGACTCCTCCAGCGGGGAGTCCAGTTGTGGACAGCGCAGAAAGCGAGGTCCTTCCCCATCCCGGGTGCGTTTTGAGGATGAGTCTGTCCGGGATGCTGAGGTGCGCTACTTGGAGAGGTTGCAGCTGCGCCAGAAGCGGGTTCTGGATTCAGTCCTTTTATCCCTGGGCCAGAGCCCACTGGTCTCCAAACCAGACCTTTCTGATTACATCAACGGGGACTTTCATCGCAAAGAGAATGGGGTCAGCAAAGCCTTCAGAGAGCAGCAAGACCATGGGCAGACTGCAGGGGCATCTGCACACATGGGAAGCCCTGAGAAGGCCACGCCTTCTGTGGTTAGCTCAGAGGGGAAGTGCACAGCCTGTGGCTCCTACCTTGGCAGCTCAACAACCAATCTGGCTGTGGCCACTGAGGTCAACCGGACAGTTAATGACTTGTCTGAGGGCAACAGCCTAactcagaaaaacaaaaatattggtAACTTGTCCgaaagcagggagctgggcacttCCCAGCAGGAGCCCAAAGCCAGGACTTTGGGCCCCGGGGGGTCTCCAGTTTGGATTCTTCCTTCCCGGCAACGTATTAATACGGAGAGAATCAGGGAGACATACATTGGGGATGTCACTTACATAGATGATGTGGATTCTGCTCTAGACAGTACTGACACTTCTGACAGCTGTAAGACTGACAGCGAAGAGGCTGGGCCAGGGAGCTCCCAGTCAGAGGGGTACTCGGAAACAAGAAGCCGCTGTCACAATGGCCACAAAGCTTCTAGGGGAAATGGCACTCCAGGGAAGGGAGCAATAGGCAggaaggtagagcagggaaaaTGCAAGATGGATGGCAGTGGAGGGGGTGGTGCCTTGGATGACTCACTTGGTTCTAGCAGAATGGTGCTCAGGAAGGATGCAAATGGAGATAGGACCCCCAGCTTGAAGGACTCCCTGGTGCTAAAAGAGAATCCTGGGCTAAGGTCAAGACCCAATGGGGTAGAAGCATTTTCTAAATGTGAACACCCCCGAGCTCCACCTCAGCTAGCTGGAAAGAACAGTGGCCAAGAGGATGCAATGTTTGCCCCAGCACAGCAAAGAAAGCTTCACCTTCCACCTCCCACACTGCATCAGCCATCAGCATTGCCAGCACCCGAGGCAGATGATGATCTCTCAGGAAACAGAGAATCAGGGGAGAACTTAGCCCCCTCCCATCCACCAACTGCCAGCATAAGCCAAAGTAGCAGGATAAGAGTCAATCCCCAACAAACAAAGCAAGGGGTTCTTAATTACAGCTTGGCAGCTCAcatccccactcccccttccacAAAGAAAGCTTCCACCCCTATGCCTTACAGGAAGGCTGTCTTGACAGGCAGCTACAGGTTGACAAACCAAGAAACTGGGTGCCTGGACCAGACCAATAAACTAGTGACTTGTTCCACTTCCCCTCCCAGTAATTTTCAGCACAAATGTGAGTCCATGCTGGAGGAGCAGAAGGACCAGCAGAATCCAAAGGGGCTTTCTAAGAGCAAATGTCAAGCCTTGTCTGCCAACAACTGCAACAACACACACGCCAAACATCAGCAGAGTTGCTTGGATGAGAGCCATGGACAACATGAGCTGAGCGACCAGAAAGTGTCTGGTTCTTTGGGAGAAACTAAAG GTTTGTCATCAGGGGCTGATccctctgctgctcccagcaccattGGCTCAGCTGTCGTCACCTTCTCCCTGGCGTCCAAGGAGCTGGACTCTGCCCACACCACTCAGTTACCTGATCAGAAAGCTGTAGGGCCCAGGTTGCAGAAGGCAAAGCAGCTTGTGGAAGGGAACATAACACCATG CCAGAACACCAAGCAGAAGCTGGGCAGGTTCCGGTGCTACAGCATGGAACAGCTCCCTCCCGAGGCTCCAGGCTCAGTTCAACCTCCAGAAGTCAGGTCAAATGCCACTGAGTCTTCCAAAATGAAGAAATCTCCTTCCCTGCAGTCTTTGCGACTG ATGCCACCCTTCAGCCAACCGAGAAAAGCCTCATCTGTGCAGAACCTCCATTCTTTCTTGGGCAGGACAGACCGGTCCAATGCTTACTTGGTGGTGGAGCCGGAGGAAGACAAAACAACTGATAG GAAAGTGGGCATTCTGCCCCGGCGTTCTCTCAGCGTGGAGGACATTGGCACCCCTGACTTGGTACGAACTGTTGGTCGAGTTGTAGAAGTCTTCCCGGATGGTACTAATCAACTGGAGCTACAGCGCCCCCCGGGTGGCACCTTTGGGTTCCGTGTCTCCTCTGGGAATGGCCGTCCTGACACAG